GAATATCCAGTAATTTGTATTCCTattacctagtaaatcttctatttttattgttttaCTTAGAAGAATAaccagagtttggaatatccactATTgttattacacatagctatgtccaacgttttcatcttcatgtttttagatttattggtataaattctaaatttgtttgaaatatgatttttgcagtattagtctttatggttttatatattgcaaaattgttatgggatatgtgtgtttacgtccgtgaacttgattgtcccatactttgtcaaaagtaaagtcgttcgtgagttgatatgtatgtattgatgaaataatgaattgacttttgagaaatacaaaagttaagcctattatgtcaatttttgatggaagataggttaaaatcttttgtgttcaaggattatgtctattggatgtcattgtgcaaatggtgatggaaaatagaatgagtcattGATTTTTCCACGGTATTAGGGTTATcaccgatccacaatttttgtacatactgtgttgttccataaggtgtcttatgttgagctctatcgaccgagtcattgttttggcatagttgttgttccatgagatactttgtgtcgagcatgaccaattaaattgattacttttttgattagtttgattgtgtgtttcgattagattaattatgggttttcttgtgattaatgtaattgagtgtttttaagtctccataagtctacttgtgttgagcatttccaattaagttaatcatgggttctcttatgattaatttaatattttggattcaaattcatacttgtatgtaattttttatgtccaaataaatccttcttttctttttgaaattaaggtcgctcttgttgttctttcgggaatgacatattatgggggagagttcttttgaacttgtacttaattgccaaatctttttggggagtgcggctatggaatattttaggggttatcttgtatcttaataaactccttgatgaatgcatttagcttcggctttatgattgcatctaaataagatgatatatgctttcttttggtaatgaaatgtctctttcggaaatttcattaggatcccgttcttgtacctttgccaattttattgacaaaaagggggagaattaatatgtaattcacactacaaatacatatggttttcgaatcattatgtaagggggagtggtttccatgtgagatggagtattgactaagggggagtgacataccaacatagtattgttgttaaagttgtgatacaattgaactttgacgctgtgtaatgatactatgacattgtataacaattattgagaactcttgttttctcgttgttatagctactgattttcaagtaatgttgaagattaggcatgtggaataggagttacaaagtttatttatatattttttgtattccatgtgtactgatagttttgtcactaaaattggcaaagggggagattgttaaagaattgttcggtcgaactcgcatgcgttgctatctcaagcatgtttgtcaatgttagtaatcaaaactataagtcttgatttatagtctactatagctaaggtctcggactaggatagaaagtgtagttgagctcaagaactccatggcaatcatcatacaagaggaaggactactcaaggaactggtggatcttcatcgactaaaaggtatgtggagacttgaacttatctatcactcaaaagtacatttatctcctatattgagaaaaaagttgtttttctatatagactttagattatacacatttggtatttcgagccgagtttaccttgcctatgtatttctcgaaatatgtgttggtaaagctttcactttagccaagttcatctttacctagtgacgtaagtcatgttatgtttcaatcactttgaaaattgctctgacgaaaaatggtttgtgaataacaactatataacgttctctgagaatgtttcaatgattgaaatgagagtttagactatataaccatttggaggatataagcattattgtggaaacacatatatgtgtaagtccttatttcttgaagcaaagtttgcgaactttgttgatcaagtgaatcggagaagtgcgtgagctatgtccgcgaacccagtacgcgaactggtgaagttctcaaacccgagaatttctgctggagtttgtgaaatccatccgggaacttaagtccgcgaacttgagtaggttatgtctaaaaacgatgtttagtgaacttatctttataaactaagaagtgcaattgcaaaccgtggatatagagttcatgaacctattcatgtgaatcaaatcgtttttgcttcaattgtatcttgtgtagtacataagatttccttgcaattgaataactctctaactagttcatttaagtcatttgaactagttatggtgaataagaatatgtttgatatgaaagtgatcatatggccaaccatttggttaactactgttgaaccaactaatgtagaagtttgggtacggttacacaagcccaggaacgtgcatttcatttgtgtataacaagctatgttttcgatctaacggttgataaatattagcttgaatctaaatcaggttttcatctaacagtgaatattgaatgctttgttaccaagctaacattgattgcaaaccctgatttgaaagactatataagggagaactctagcaactgggaaacctaatacccacatattctgtgtgatactagttatgctaagctagggccgattctcctttaacctttggtttcttcttctaaaccaggttaacgacttaaagacttcattgggattgtgaagccagaccgatactacttttcttgtagttgtgtgatctgatcttgttgtttttatcgtacgagtgcaattgtaataattggcttgagatttctatctccggtaggcaagataaaaagtaatcacaaacatctttgtctcatcgtttgtgattctacaatatctttttcgttgcgtcaattaagactattgtgaggtgattgataatactaggctgttcttcgggaatataagtccggattatcaattagttcctgttcaccttgatttatcgaaagacgaaacaaaaatcataagtatattcgtgggagacggatttatctattaccatagacttttctgtgtgatacatatttatttatgaaagtcttcgactttgggtcgtagcaaatcttggttgtgggtgagatcagctaagggaatcaagtacgtagcatcctgctgggatcagagacgtaggagcttaactgtaccttggatcagcgtgagatttcaagtaatgttgaagattaggcatgtggaataggagttacaaagtttatttatatattttttgtattccatttgtattgatagttttgtcactaaaattggcaaagggggagattgttaaagaattgttcggtcgaactcgcatgcgttgctatctcaagcatgtttatcaatgttagtaatcaaaactataagtcttgatttctagtctactatagctaaggtctcggactaggatagaaagtgtagttgagctcaagaactccatgacaatcattaTACAAAACGAAGgagtactcaaggaactggtggatcttcatcaactaaaaggtatgtggagacttgaacttatctatcactcaaaagtacatttatctcctatattgagaaaaaagtcgtttttctatatagactttagattatacacatttggtatttcgagccgagtttacctttcctatctatttctcgaaatatgtgttggtaaagctttcgctttatccaagttcatctttacctagtgacgtaagtcatgttatgtttcaatcactttgaaaattgctctgacgaaaaatggtttgtgaataacaactatataacgttctctgagaatgtttcaatgattgaaatgagagtttagactatataaccatttaaaagatataagtattattgtggaaacacatatatgtgtaagtccttatttcttgaaccaaagtttgcgaactttgttgatcaagtgaatcgGAGAAGTGCATGAGTtatgtccgcgaacccagtacgcgaactggtgaagttctcaaacccgagaatttctgttggagtttgtgaaatccatccgggaacttaagtccgcgaacccagtccgcgaacttgagtaggttatgtctaaaaacgatgtttagtgaacttatctttataaactaagaagtgcaattgcaaaccgtggatatagagttcatgaacctattcatgtgaatcaaatcgtttttgcttcaattgtgtcttgtgtagtacataagatttccttgcaattgaataactctctaactagttcatttgagtcatttgaactagttatggtgaagaagaatatgtttgatatgaaagtgatcatatagctaactatttggttaactactgttgaaccaactaatgtagaagtttgggtacggttacgcaagcccaggaacgtgtatttcatttgtgtataacaagctatgttttctatctaacggttgataaatattagcttgaatctaaatcaggttttcatctaacagtgaatattgaatgctttgttaccaagctaacattgattgtaaaccctgatttgaaagactatataagggagaactctagcaactgggaaacctaatacccacatattctgtgtgatactagttgtgctaagctagggccgattctcctttaacctttggtttcttcttctaaaccaggttaacgacttaaagacttcattgggattgtgaagccagaccgatactacttttcttgtagttgtgtgatctgatcttgttgtttttatcgtacgagtgcaattgtaataattggcttgagatttctatctccggtaggcaagataaaaagtaatcacaaacatctttgtctcatcgtttgtgattctacaatatctttttcgttgcgtcaattaagactattgtgaggtgattgataatactaggttgttcttcgggaatataagtccggattatcaattagttcctgttcaccttgatttatcgaaatacgaaacaaaaatcataagtatattcgtgggagacggatttatctattaccatagacttttctatgtgatacagatttatttatgaaagtcttcgactttgggtcgtaacaactcttggttgtgggtgagatcatctaagggaatcaagtacgtagcatcctgctgggatcagagacgtaggagcataactgtaccttggatcagcgtgagattggttttggttcaactacagtccagaccgaagttagtttggagtaggctagtatctgtagcggcttaatacaatgtgtgttcaatctggactaggtcccggggtttttctgcatttgcggtttcctcgttatcaaaatttctggtgtctgtgttatttctttttcgcattatatttgtttatataattgaaataatacaggttgtgcgttgttcaatcaattagaatatccgaccttttggttgttgatttaaattgattgacacttggatattggtctttggtaccatccaagttatctctctttgataaagactcgcagatttctatttgcttgagtatagatcaaatcgagagattgagatataaactctttgatatactttttatctagattgattctgactgtctagttgattctctagaaagtatattggagtttgtccatacagattgctaagcgaaatattgggtgtggttgttagaccccctctttttcaagacCCGCTCTACAGTTGATCATATGCAAAACCTCAAGACCCTCTCAACACctgatcataatttattttttttagacccgctcaacagctgatcatatcgtgcaatttttttttatatagacccgctcaacagctggtcataatatggtTTTTTCTTTTAATCAAATTCTTAACGAACGTGCCACTCCgacacacttaaacattacattgtcctcaatgtaattgagtcatccaacgtagaaattaaggtgatAAATCCTAAAATGTTATGCAAAAAGCAAAAAATAgagcaaagaaaacaaatttgatgggTTGACTTCCATGAAGCAAAATACTATGgtttgactcccatgaagcataATCTTTATATCTCTGCCTGCGGAAGCAAGGAATCTCAAACAAGGTGATGGTGCACCAAAGTAACCTGGCAAACATATATATAAAgtcggaaaagttggggatcaacccaacaaaTCAGGTCAGCTGAAAAGATGAACCTGGAATAAAAATGATTAGTATCCAGAGAGCTataactgaattcaatcttattcagTACATAATTTGAATCTGCCCAACCATATGTGGTAATGTGAAGTAAATCAGATCCACAGATAATTAGTAAAGATTATTTAAAAAGTTGAACAGTTGTTGTACTCCCTGAATCTGGTTTTAAGTCCGAGGAAATAACTTCCGCGGCTGATATTGATTCCAATTCACCGGTATCAATATGTTTAACACTAACAAAAGCTTTTAGAAAAGTGGGAATTAAGTGTTTGACCCTCTCCTCACTCTTTCTTACTCTCTTGGCCATGGTCTTTAGATGGATTCGGATTTTTCAAGCCCACCTGAAAGAAATGGCCAAAACAATAACATGTAGGGTTATTTAACTAAATTTATTTACTGACATCAGAAATAATAAACTTTTCATTCCAAAAATACCCTTCGTTTAAAATCGAAGAATATATACTTCGATTTGAGAAACAAAAGcgaaaaaccaaagttttcatcaTAATCGCTCTGCAAATCCATGGCAACATCATAATCCGAGAAGATAACAAGCTGAAGTGTCGCCGTGAGAATCATAACGCCGAGAACATCATAATCACAGCAGCATATCGTCTCTGTAAACTCAGTCACTCCATTATTCACAAGTGGATGGATCCATATTATAATATTAAAGAATTTCAATCAagtatataagcatatataactTACCCAAGCGGATGGATCCATGTGCAACACTTTCAGGTATTTTTTGTTACCAAGTTTACCCTGATCTTCGTCGAATGCTTTTTGCAGCTTATATGTGGTGTATGAAAATATTTCCGCATCAAGTGCTTAGTTGTACATTAGGTCCTCAATGGTTTTGCAATATACAGACAACGCGAATATATTAGGTTCTACTCCTACATACACTGTCCATGCAGCTGACCTGTAATTTTTACACAATATGTATATAATCATCGAATGTAAGATGAACCTAACAAGATAGTTATGCCTAGTATGTATAAGAGTAAATAGCAAGTTTTGACATCAACGCAAACACAACCTGCTGTGTATATAAGAGAATGAAAACTCACCTTAGGGTTGCGTTTAGAAAGAATAGTGACACAACTGGTGTTTGATCAAGggtcaacttctgaaaaattgtTACTCtactattttttttcaatttagttCTCTCGttccttttcttcttttgaaCAACCGGTTGCCGCAAAGGTTCATTTCCTGCCTGTTCTGTCTTATTATTTCTTCTTTGCACTCTTTCTTCTCTTGAATCAATGTTGAATTTGCTCTTtgcttttttaatttttttttttctgagtaGTCAGTTCCACCAGTGTACATTGGATCGTGTTTCTTCATTCTATCTTCACGAGTCATTATATCAGTCACCATTGAAGACACTTCTAcgtacatattcttcctcttattTCTGTTGATCTTTTGTTCAAGATTAACATTAGTAGTATCTAGTGGCAACCCATCTTTTGAAGTGTTTCCTTCAACATCCTACAATTTTCAATATACCATGCATATTTCAGTGTGTAGAATATTTTGTTACATGAGAATGATAAGCCAAAACATCAAGTTTATGATCATAAAGTTTTTTACTTAAACAATACGAATGATATACAGACCTAGTTCATTGTGGAAAATGTTTAATTGCAGAAAATATAAACACATTTTATTCAGTGTAGAGAGTATTCACACATTAAACAATACCAATGATATACAAACATAGTTCAGTGTGGAAAATAGTCAAGTGCAGAAAATATACACATATAGTTCAGTGTAGAGAGTATTCACACATAATTCAGTATATAAACTATTCACGCATTCAAGCTTTTGAAGATGTTTACCTTTGGAAGCTTTTCGGCTCTCAAACTTGTATTACTATCTCCAGCTTTTGAAGTTTTGTCATCGAATAATCCTTCCTGAAATATAAACAAAAATTTACATAAAATCTTAAATCAATCAACTAACTGTTCACATAGTTTAGTGTATAAACTATTCACACATTTTCAGTGTGGAAAATAGTCAAGTGCAGAAAATATACACACATAGTTCAGTGTAGAGAGTAGTCACACATAATTCAGTGTATATAAACTATTCACACATTCAAGCTTTTGAAGATTTTTACCTTTGAAAGCTTTTCGGCTCTCAAAATTGTATTACTATCTCCAGCTTTTGAAGTTTTGTCATCGAACAATCCTTCctgaaatataatttttttttttacataaaatCTTAAATCAATCAACTATTTGTTCACATAGTTCAGTGTATAAACTATTCAGACATTTTCAAGCTTTTTGAAGATGTTTACCTTTGTAAGCTTTTTGGCTGTCAAAGATGTATTACTATCTCCAGCTTCTGAAATTATGTTATCGAACAATCCTTCCTGAAATgtaaacaacaattttttttacatAAAATCTTAAATCAATCAACTATTTGTTATATGCAGGTAAATTCCACAATCAACAGAAATTAccttttcaaattgttgaagaatttCCCCCACCCTTTTGGAAACGTTTTCTGAATTCTCTTTCACAACATCATCCTGTCCTTTTGTACTCTCTATCTTTTTCCTCTTCCTTTTACTTTATGCATCTTTTGGTTCTGCATCAGCAGCTGGCTTTGGTTGTGGAACAGTAAGATTTGTGTCAGCACTGCTTTGTTCTGGATCAATAGCTCCTGCATTAGCATTCTTTGGTTCTAGAACTGTAAGATTTGCATCATCATTCCTTTCCtgcttaaaaataataatatttattatattatttatcaaattttaacacaaagaagaaaatagaaaacaATACAACTGATCGGTTGTCCgcccgtcaaaaataattcactttctcactcaaatagatataaatatagtacgtgataagaaagagttcgtatccacagagaggcaattgttgttatgcgATTTTCAGTGTCTaaggtaaccaaggggggatttttgttgttttaacaaagtaataaaataaaataaagcaaagcaaataattggaataattaaTAGAGAGAGGATATTGGTTACGGGATAGTATCatacacaaacatgtattttcatcaatgactagaattgaaattttaatctctcatttactaaaagtcctaggataccttgatcgcaagtataccccgctaattccctgatttcatctcaaccacattaaaagatgcatatgtgaattcttcctagaaagcaacctaaagtgtaaaagcacaattaagtttaactctctAAAAGCTTTAAGTTTTATGGCTAATCAGAGCAACCGaacgtgtaaaaacactaattcgatttaactaaggttatgattcatatgtgactagtaggatatatcactacaagcactactcacatttatgctacttgtaatcaggaatttatcactttttcgtataataaaacctaatctagcaatagatatgaagaccaatctaattgattccggactcaatcaaactagcactcaaatcatgcaacaatattaacaatgaatcataaacaataaagttgggACAAAACtgatccattgatttaaatatcatgcttgagaaatcaacttttatcccataaccaataatgttatttagctactcatagctatggagttcatcataatcaataataaagaagatgaaaataacgaaaagcaaaccctagtcgccgctctccaatACTCCAAGTGAATAATAGAATACGTCCGCTTTGAAGTTGTAGAAAgacttctcttttatagctcctcttgttccaaaaataggtccaagtcttcaaagtccattagataaaaatccaccaagcccatatgtgagaaaaacccatttAGAAATTCTGCCAAAAATATGTTGCCGGAAAACTGGTTCCACCACCGGGAATTTGCCGGTAAAGTGGTCGGAAAAGTATCTCAGGTGACCTGCAAAGTCCACCCGATCACCGGTTAAACGGGTCAGCTCGgtggtcaactgagtcaactcgggTCAAGTAGACCGAGTCAGTGACTCAATTCAGTAATGTCACGAGTCAGAAGCTGAATTAGTTAACTGACTTGGCTGAATGGACTAGGCCAGAACTGTTGCCAAGGCCAAACTAATTTTGCACAACCTTGGTGCTTCACAAATCCCgcttccagccatgttggctagaCATTCTccagtttttttttattgttctcAAACACCACTTCCAACTGCAGCTCATGGCTTGACTGCAACACCTTTTACTCACTGCAACAACAACACTAGCTCCCATCTGCTCATCAACATCTTCACTTCAACTGCAATTCAGTCAAGCAGCAATCCAGCTGCAACAGCAGTTCACCACAGACCACCTGCAACTCCATCCAATATCAGCACTTCCATTAATCTGCCAACCCTGCTGCCAAACACACAACTCCATCCCATGCTTCAGCTGACCTGCAATCAACAGCAGCATCAATTTCCTCCTACTCCATTCTCACTGTCACAACCACTGTGTAGTTCAGCTCAATAGTAGCTATTAACTCAAACACCTGCAATGCTCACATATTACTCATTGCAACTTCTTTACCAGCGCCATTCAGTCAGTCATATCCTTCTCTGTCTCAGTCTTGTATTCGAACTGCAGGCAAGACCGACAGCTGCTGCACATCAAGTCAGCTTCAAAACCAATTCATCCCGTGTTAGCATCAGCTACCCATCTCCTCAAGCACTTGTTATTCTCATGCTCACTGCAATCTCCATGGCCATTGCCCCTGCATCTCAACTTCCAGAACTCCCATTACAGATTTACAGCTGCATCACAACCTTATAATTCTCCAGCTCACAACACTGCACAGCTGCAACTATCAACACCATTGTCTTCAATtcaattttgtagcttctctgcAAAGCAGTTCAGTCCATCACCAGCATATTACTCCTCAATTAAGACTGCATCAACCTATTTCAGTCTCAAGCCACCACTGAACACAAACCCTGCACTGCTATCAACACACACAATCACCAATTGCAACCTTATCTCAATTACATGTGCTGCAAAATAAAAGCTTATGTTCCTCCAAGCATCAACTCCATCTCCTTTATCGAGTCCTGAACCCTCCAAATCCAGCCATAATTAGTAGCAGCAACCGCACCTTCCTACTGAAATTCAGTCCAAGAGGTTCACTGTTTGTACCTTGAGAACTCAACAAAAACTCAAACTTGGAACCATCTTTCCTTCTCCCTGTAATACTCAAGACCCTGTCAACTGCAACCTGCTAACACCATTCAACATTCTTCCAATTTCTCCACAAACCCAATTTCTTCTCGATCTGATTTCTTCATCAACAGAGGTCTCTATAGAAATTTCCATTGTCTTCCCTTCATATCTTGCATCTTAAAATCACCAGACCCATCACcaatttctctgatttcttcgttATTCTTCATCAACAGTCATCAATTCCTCCATCTGTTTTCAGCCCTGAACTTCCTCTCTATCTGTTCTCATTTACTGACAGATTCAGCAACCaatgtttttctttgtttctttcccATCTTCAATTCACAAGAACAACATCTCAGCAGCAACTTTATGGTATGTAACTTCTTGATCTCAGACAACAACCgcttttctttctcaatttcaggtgaatgGGGTGACTGAAAATAATGAGAAGAGATAAACTCTTCTCTGAATTCTAGGGTAAGAAAAATTGAAGTGATACAACCACTCGGAAGAAATGGATAAGGGGGTATCCAGATAAGACACCCCAAGAATAGGATAAGGGCCAACCAAATGGCAGCCCCTATGTCGACTTGGCTCGATTCCCATGTCACTTACCTGCGCCTTGATCTTTTTTctccttttcgctccaaatgaacgcCTTCTTCTTCCTCGAATTCTTCCGCCAACATCAGTCGTTTCTTATTTCTCATATCCActttttctctttaatttcttgacatcactaaagttgtcatgcttttcggacagaaatttgcatcactaaagccgacatacttttcagacagagatgaagaaataaaagcaaataatgagaaataatccttCTTGCCCTTTTatgcgacgtttcttcttcttttgttccaaatgactccaaagtacctaaaacctcaaaaacaaaacataaggtacataatttacaagaaaactaagctaagaaagcataaacaatagataaatatcaaggtgttttagacatctATCAAATTC
This DNA window, taken from Papaver somniferum cultivar HN1 unplaced genomic scaffold, ASM357369v1 unplaced-scaffold_133, whole genome shotgun sequence, encodes the following:
- the LOC113333624 gene encoding uncharacterized protein LOC113333624; amino-acid sequence: MRNKKRLMLAEEFEEEEGVHLERKGEKRSRRRGNGHGDCSEHENNKCLRRWVFELIATIELNYTVVVTERNDDANLTVLEPKNANAGAIDPEQSSADTNLTRKKIESTKGQDDVVKENSENVSKRVGEILQQFEKEGLFDNIISEAGDSNTSLTAKKLTKEGLFDDKTSKAGDSNTILRAEKLSKEGLFDDKTSKAGDSNTSLRAEKLPKDVEGNTSKDGLPLDTTNVNLEQKINRNKRKNMYVEVSSMVTDIMTREDRMKKHDPMYTGGTDYSEKKKLKKQRANSTLIQEKKECKEEIIRQNRQEMNLCGNRLFKRRKGTRELN